The window CCAGCAGTCCGGGATCCACCCCGCCGGCGAATTCCGCACGCTTGCCGCGGACCACGGTGGCCTCGGCAGCGATTTCCGCGAGCTTCTCGTCGAGTTCAGCACGGATCGAGCCGAAGGAGCCCTGGATGTCGTCCACGATCTGCTGCTGGCTGGCCTGGCGCAGGCGGAGTGAGTCCAGCCGTTCCAGGACTTCAAGCTCAATGTCCTCCAGGTCGGAGCGGCGCTTGTTCAAGGACACCAGGTCCCGCTGCAGAGCCATCAGGTCCTTGGAAAGACCCGTGCCGCTGTTGAGCTTCGCCTCGTCGCGCCCGATCCGGGAAGCGACCTGCTCCACGTCCGCTTCGGCCCGCTTCAACTCCAGTTCGGCGTCGTGGACTGCCACCTTCGCGGCGCCCAGTTCACCGTTGGCCACGCTGAGGGCTGCTTCAAGATCGGTGATCCGGGAGTCGCTTTCAAGGCTTCGGCGGCGGTTGGACAGGGATTTGAGCTTGGCATCCAGCCCCTGCAATTCGAGCAACTTCATCTGTTCCGCCGGTGCTGCCTTGGCCACTATTTACCTCCGCTAAATCCCTGCCGGCCGCAGCCGGGCACCGTGTCGGCGCTCCCTAGACTCTAGCGCCTAGCGTGCTCCCCGGCCTCGCTACGCTCACCCGGGGCCCCCGCATGCAAGGCTTAGCCCGGAGTCAGAATGAAGTCCCACGGGTCGCTGTTGGTGGTGCTGACCCGGATCTGGACACTGTGGCCGTGGTCGCCCAGCACGTTGGCCAGTGCCGTGGCGGCGGCGGGCAGCCACAGCCACTCGCTGGCGAAGTGCGAGACGTCAATCAGGTAGGGCCGGTCGTTGACGGCCGCCTCACGGGCTTCCGAGGCCGGATGGTGCCGCAGATCGGCTGTTAGGTAGACGTCGGCGTGGCTGGACCGTACCTCGCCGAACAGGGAGTCGCCCGCCCCGCCGCAGACCGCCACACGGCGGACCAGCCCGTTCCGGTCGCCGGACACCCGCACTCCCCCGGCCACCGCCGGCAGGATACCGAACACGCGGGCGGCGAAGTCACCCAATGTCACCGCTTCCCCGAGGTCCCCAACGCGCCCGATTCCTTCTTCCGGCAGACCGTTCGCGGCCGGGGAAAGCGGGGCCACGTTCTGCAGGCCCAACGCATCGGCCAGGACATCCGAGACGCCGCCGACGGCGGAATCACCATTTGTGTGAACTGTTAACAGGGCGGTCCCTGACTCGATAAGGCGGTGCACCGCCCGGCCCTTGGCGCTGGTCGCCGCGACAGAGGTGACACCTTTGAGCAGCAACGGATGGTGGGTGATGAGCAGCCCCGCGCCGAACTCGATCGCCTCCTCGATCACCTCCAGCGTGGGATCGACCGCAAGGAGGATCTTGTCCACCGCGGCGCCGGGGTGCCCCGCGACGAGGCCCACCTCGTCCCAGTCTTCGGCCAGTGATTCCGGCCACAGCTCCCCGACGGCCAGCAGGACCATGGCCAGTGTGGGCACACCGGCAACAGCCCCGGATCCGTGGCCGGCAGCGGTGCTTCCGTCGAAGGGACCGGCTGCAATGTCGGTGTCTACAGGTTCCATACCCCCAGTTTTACCCTATCGACGGGCCCGGTTTGCCGACGCCGGGAATCATCGGGGCCCTTCGACCATTGAAGAGAACATGAGAACTTTTGTCCTCGGCGGAGGCTGCTTCTGGTGCCTCGACGCCGTCTACCAGAAAACCAAGGGCGTCAGCGCCGTCGTTTCGGGTTATACCGGCGGCCATGACCGCGACCCCGACTACTACGCCGTCTGCTCCGGAACCACCGGCCATGCTGAGGTGGTGGCGGTGACGTTCGACGAGGAGACCGTTCCGGCCGAGGTCATCCTGGACATGTTCTTCGCCCTCCACGACCCCACCACGCTGAACCGCCAGGGATACGACGTCGGAACCCAGTACCGCTCCTCGATGTTCTACGAAACCACCGAGGAGAAGATCCTCTTCGAAGAGGCCATCGAGCGGAACCAGGATCTGTGGGCGCACCCGATCGTCACGGAGGTCAGCAGGCTGCCGGTGTTCCACCGGGCGGAGGAAATCCACCAGGATTATTACGGCAAGTTCCCCGAGCAGGGCTACTGCCAGGTGATCATCAACCCGAAGCTGGCAAAGGCCAGGAAATATTACTCTGCGTGGCTTAATGCTTAGTTAGGCCCGAAGGGCCCTCGTTAAGCTGACCTTAGAATTCCCTCTTCACAGACAGGCACACATACCCATGGCACGGATCTATGACGATGTTACCCAGCTGGTCGGCGGCACTCCGCTGGTCCGGCTCAACCGGCTGACCGAAGGCCTGGACGCCACAGTGGCGGTCAAGCTGGAGTTCTACAACCCGGCCAACAGCGTCAAGGACCGCATCGGTGTTGCGATTGTCGACGCCGCGGAAAAGTCCGGGGCGCTGAAGCCCGGCGGCACCATCGTGGAAGGCACGTCCGGGAACACCGGCATTGCGCTGGCCATGGTCGGGGCCGCCCGCGGCTATAAGGTCATCCTGACCATGCCGGAAACCATGTCCACCGAACGCCGCGTCATGCTTCGCGCGTACGGCGCGGAGATTGTGCTCACCCCGGGTTCTGAAGGCATGCGCGGCGCCGTGGAGAAGGCACAAGAGATTGTCGCCACCACGGACAACTCCATCTGGGCGCAGCAGTTCGCCAACGAGGCAAACCCGGAAATCCACCGCCAGACCACCGCTGAGGAAGTCTGGTCCGACACCGACGGCAAGGTTGACATTTTCGTTGCCGGCGTCGGCACCGGCGGAACCGTCACCGGCGTCGGACAGGTCCTCAAGGAACGCAAGCCCGACGTTCAGATCATCGCCGTCGAGCCCAAGGATTCGGCCATCCTGAACGGCGGCGCCCCGGGCCCGCACAAAATCCAGGGCCTCGGCGCCAACTTCGTGCCGGAAATCCTGGACACCAACGTCTACGACGAGGTCATCGACGCCACACTGGAGGACTCGGTCCGCGTGGCCCGCGAACTCGGCGCGAAGGAAGGCATCCTTGGCGGGATTTCTTCCGGGGCGATCGTCTGGGCCGCCCTCGAGCTCGCCAAGCGCCCGGAGAACGCCGGTAAGCTGATTGTCGCTATCGTCTGCGACTTCGGTGAGCGGTACATTTCCACCGTGCTGTACGACGACATTCGCGGCTGAGTCCGGCCAAATATCCACAAACCTGCAGAAAGGTCTTTGTGAGCTTTTTCGCAAGACTGAAGGAAGACCTCGACGCCGCCCGGTCCCACGACCCGGCGGCCCGGGGTTCTTTTGAGAACTTCTTTGCCTACTCCGGCCTGCACGCGATCTGGGCGCACCGCCTGACGCACCGGTTGTGGCAAAACCCGACGCTGCGTTTCCCGGCACGGTTGATATCACAGCTGGCCAGGTTCGGCACCGGGATCGAGATTCACCCCGGCGCCACGATCGGACGGCGCTTCTTCATTGACCACGGCATGGGTGTGGTCATCGGCGAAACCGCCGAGATCGGTGAGGACGTCATGATTTATCACGGCGTAACTCTTGGCGGCCGTTCCCTCGCTAAAATCAAGCGCCACCCCACGCTCGAAGACCGGGTGGTGATCGGCGCCGGAGCCAAGATCCTGGGCCCCATCACCATCGGGCGGGACAGTGCCGTGGGCGCCAACGCCGTGGTGGTTAAGGACGCCCCGCCGGAATCCATTCTCACGGGAGTTCCGGCCACGTGGCGGCACCGGGACGCGCAGCGGGAGACCAAGCCCGCCGTCGATCCCGCCGAGTACGAGATCGAATACCGGATCTGACCCCGCATAGTCCCGCCGGTAATCCGGCGGGACTATGCGGGGAAACGCTTGTAAATGTTCCAGATCACGACGTCGAATGCCCGGTCCGGCAGGAGGCGGCGCAGCAGCAGGATGGCCCGCGCGCCCTTGCCGACCGGATAGCGGGTTTTCGGCTTCGGCGACGTCGCAGCGTGGACGATCGCATCGGCGATCACCGCCGGCGGTGTGGACATGCTGGACCCGACCGTGGAAGCCAGCGCCGCCGCCACCACTTTGGCCTGGTCCATATAGGGGCCCCGGCCGGAGGTAGCCAGGAGGCTGTCCCCGGAGATGGTTCCCCACTCCGATTCGGTTCCCGAGGGCTCGATGATGGACACGCCAATGCCGTGCGGCTTCAGCTCAATCCGCAACGAATCACTCAGCCCCTCAACGGCGAACTTGGTGGCGTGGTACCAGCCTCCCAGCGGCTCATACATCTTTCCGCCGATCGAGGACACATTGATGATCCTTCCCCGCCCGGCGGCGCGCATCCCCGGGAGCACCAGCTGGGTCATCCGCGCCAGCCCGAACACGTTGACGTCGAACTGCCGCCGCCCCTCGGCGAGCTCCACCTCCTCAAGCGAGCCGTAGGAGCCGTAACCGGCATTGTTCACCAGGACATCAACCCGCCCGTGGGCGGCAATCACCTGCCCGACGGCGGCACTCATCGAATCCTCGTCGGTCACGTCGAGCGCCACAATGTTCACGCCGTGGGCCTTGAGCGGTTCCATCTTCTCCACCCGGCGCGCCCCGGCATAGACGATAAACCCGCGGGCCGCCAGCTTCCAGGCGGCTTCATATCCGATTCCGGTGGAGGCACCGGTAACTAGGGCTACGGGCTGGGTCATCTGCTGCACTCCTGGGACGCTGGCGGGATGTCGACGGTGACGGACATTGCGTGCCTGCCGGAGGGGCCTCCGGGAAACACGAACGGCCGGTGCTCCCAGCGTAATGGGAGCACCGGCCGCAGGCGGCAGACGGGAAGCTAGTGGGTGTCTACTGCTTCGATTTCAGTCTTGTCCTCGCCCCAAAGGGTGTGGAAGGTGCCCTCGGCATCGACGCGGCCGTAGGTGTGCGCGCCAAAGAGGTCACGCTGGCCCTGGATCACCGCGGCCGGGAGGCGCTTGCGGCGCAGGCCGTCGTAGTAAGCCAGCGAGGACGAGAACACCGGCACCGGGATACCGAGCTGCACGGCGGTGGAGACCACCCTGCGCCAAGCCGGAAGGACCTCAGCAATCGCCTGGGTGAACGCCGGTGCGAACAGCAGGTTGGCCGGTTTTTCCTCGGCTGCGTAGGCCTTGGTGATTTCCTTGAGCAGTTCGGCACGGATGATGCAGCCCCCGCGCCACAGGGAAGCAATCTCGTCCAGCTTCAAGTCCCAGCCGTATTCCTTGGCCGCGGAGGTGAGCATGTCCAGTCCCTGGGCGTAGGAAACCAGCTTGGACGCGTAGAGCGCCTGCCGGACGTCCTCGACGAAACTGTCCGGGACCTCGACGTCGGCCTCGCCGCCGGCGAGCAGCTCCTGGGCCAGCTTGCGCTGTTCTGTCTGGGAGGACAGCGCCCGGGCGAAGACCGATTCGGCGATCCCCGACGTCGGGGACCCCAGTTCAAGCGCGGAGATGACCGTCCAGCGGCCGGTGCCCTTCTGGCCGGCCGCGTCCACGACGACATCGACGAACGGCTTGCCGGTCTTGGCGTCCACGTGGCCCAGGACCTCGGCGGAGATTTCGATCAGGAAGGAGGCGAGCTCGCCCTTGTTCCATTCGGCGAAGATCTTGGACTGCTCGGCGGGTTCGAGGCCAGCGCCGGAGCGCAGCAGGTCGAACGCCTCACCGATGACCTGCATGTCGGCGTATTCGATGCCGTTGTGGACCATTTTGACGAAGTGGCCTGCGCCGTCGGTGCCGATCCAGGCGCAGCACGGTTTGCCGTCGACGTGGGCGGAGATCTTTTCCAGCAGCGGGCCAAGGGCCGTGTAGGACTCCTTCGAGCCACCAGGCATGATCGAGGGGCCGTTGAGGGCACCCTCCTCGCCGCCGGAGACGCCGATCCCGACGAAGTGCAGGTCCTTCTGGGCAAGGGCTGCCTCGCGGCGGCGGGTGTCCTCATAGTGGGAGTTGCCGGCGTCAATGATGATGTCGCCCGGCTCAAGGAGCGGCTCGAGCTGTTCGATCACGGAGTCCACCGGTTTCCCGGCCTTGACCATGATGAGGACGCGGCGGGGCTTCTCCAGCGAGTCGACGAGCTCCTGCAGGGTCTCGGTACGGATGAAGTCGCCGTCCTGGCCGTGCTTGGCCAGCAGTGCGTCGGTCTTCTCGACGGACCGGTTGTGGAGGGCAACGGTGAACCCGTTCCGGGCCAGGTTGCGGGCGAGGTTGGCCCCCATCACCGCAAGGCCGGTGACACCGATGTGTGCTGACATTAAAACTCCAATTCATTTCTGTGCAACAAGTGCAGGCTGTCCCGCACGCGGGCGGAACCTTCGTGGAAAGATCAGTGGCCGTCCATAAACCATATGTATTTCCGGCGGCTGCGGGAAAGCGCCGCCCACGTGGCGGAATAATGGCACGTCACACACAGTCTATGATTTCCCGCGCCTTCTCCGCCGGTCCAGCAGGAACTCCGGCTGCAATAGCCTCCGTGACACTATGCTTACGACTATGTCAACCAGCCTCCACCACCGCGCGATTGAGCACCTCGGCACCCGGATTGTCGGGGGTGAGCTTCCGGCCGGCCACATCATGCTGGCCGAGCACCTCGAGGGTGAACTCAAGGTGTCCCGGTCGGTGGTCCGAGAGGCGGTCCGCGTCCTTCAGTCGCTGGGCCTTGTCGAAACCACCAAACGCGTGGGGATCCGGGTGCTGCCGGCCAACCGCTGGAACCCCTTCGACCCGCAAGTTATTCGGTGGCGCCTCGCCGGCGAGGGCCGCGGAGCGCAGCTGCGCTCCCTCGCAGAGCTGCGCACCGCCGTCGAACCCGTGGCCGCCGAGCTTGCCGCTGCCAACGCCCCGGCGGAGCTCCGCCGGGAACTCGTGGAAGTTTCGCACGCCATGCGCGACGCCGGCCGCGCGGGGGACGTGCCCCGGTTCCTGGAGCTCGATATTCACTTCCATTCCCTGCTGTTGACGGGCTCCGGAAACGAGATGTTTGCGAACATGGTGGGCCAGGTGGCGGAGACCTTGACCGGACGCACGGTGCACGGCTTGATGCCGGACCACCCCCGCGACACGGCGCTGCAGTGGCATGTGGACGTTGCCGAAGCCATTGCCGCCGGGAACCCGGCGGCAGCCCGTGAGGCTTCTGACCGGATCATGCGCGAGACCATTTCGGAGATGGAACCCGGGTGGAAGAACCAGCCCCGGATGTTCGTACCCCTGAAGCGGCCGTAGCCACAAAGTGCAGGACGTGGGGTTCCACGCCGGCGGGGACGCCACATTGGCCGGGGTTCTAAGTCAATAGGATGGTCCCATGACCGAAGTTGAGACCGTCGTTGCCATCGCCGTTCCCCTGGAAGCAGAACATGTGGAACGGATCCGTGCCGTCGACGCGTCCGTGACCGTGCTGTATGAGCCCGAACTGCTCCCGCCCGAGCGATACCCGGCCGACCATCTTGGGGATCCTGCCTTCCGGCGCACCCCGGAGCAGGAGGAACGGTACTGGCAGCTGTTGAACCGGGCGCAGGTGCTGTATGGCTTCCCCAACGACAGCCCGGAGGGCCTGGCCCGGATTGCTGCCAGCAACCCTCATCTGCAATGGATCCAGGCCATGGCGGCCGGTGCCGGCGGCGCGGTCAAGGCTTCGGGGCTGGACAAGGAGTCCCTCAGGAAACTGAGAATCACCACCTCGGCGGGCGTGCACGCGCTGCCCTTGGCGGAATTCTCCGCGCTGGGTATCCTCAACGGCTTCAAACGCACCGCGGACCTCGCCCGGGACCAGGCTGATAAATTCTGGCCGGAGGTGCGCACCCCCACCCGGCTGGTCAGTGGCTCACATCTTGTCATCACCGGCCTCGGTGAGATCGGGCTGGAGACGGCCCGGATCGCGCGTGCTCTGGGCATGAGCGTGAGCGGCACCAAACGCACCGTGGAGGCGCTCGACGGAATCGCGGAGGTAACTGACAACGAGGGCCTTGCCGGGCTGCTGCCGGCCGCCGACGCCGTCGTCAACACGCTGCCGGGTACTGCCAGCACCGGGAGGCTGTTCGACCGGAAGATTTTCAGTGCCATGAAGCCGGGCACCGTGTTCATCAACGTGGGCCGCGGCAGCGTGGTGGATGAAGACGCCCTGCTGGAAGCACTCGACTCCGGCCAGGTCTCGTACGCGTGCCTGGACGTGTTCGCGGTGGAACCGCTTCCGGCGGACAGCCCGCTGTGGAGCCACCCCAACGTGCTGGTCTCCCCACACAGCTCTGCTCTCAGCGCTGCAGAAAACGGGCTCATTACGGACCGCTTCTGCACCAATCTGCGGATCTTCCTCGACGGCGGCGACCTCCCCCACCTGGTGGATCCCGTCCACTTTTACTAGGCGCTGCGGGTATTAAGCGGGCCGACGCCGGGAGGGCCCGTCCCAGCGGCCCGCTCGGCTGCGTCTCGTCCCACATGCTGTCATCATTTAGGCCATCGAATGGGCATTTTCACCGGGCGACCTGGGCACCCAGGTGTTTTTTATTTTCTACTGTTCACGGTATATTCATTACAAGCCTTCCACCGCGGCATCCCCCAATAGTCGCGGTGGAAGGCTTTTCCATTGCCCGGCGCCTATGCCCGCCTTTACAGGATTGGCCCGCTGCAGCGCAGTCAGCCAGCGGCCCCGACCCCGCGTCTATGCCACGTCCGCAATGGCCTCCCGGAGCCGCCAGCCGCCGCCCAGGCCATCCCGGATTATTTCCATGGTGGTAAGCGCGGAGCCTGCGTTCCGGCCAAGGCGCACCTGGACCTGCCACACCTCGACATCGACCCGGCTCAGTCCTTTGGGCATCCGCCGCTCCGCCTCCCACCAACTCACCCGCTCGAACCAGCGGACCGGCTCAGCGCCAACAATCCATTCGCGGCCGCCTCGCAGCACTGCCTTGGGCCGGCCGTCCGGGCCCGATTTCACCATCACGTGTTCCATGCATGTCACGATAGGGCGGGGCTGCGACAATTATCCGTGCGCATCTCCTGGCCGGGATACAAGCAGTCTGACGGGCCGGGATCAGCCGACCACCGAGTAAGCGGAATGCCGGAAATAGTGGTTACGCCGTGGTTCACGGCGGGGATCCACGTGGGGCGGCGGAATGAACCATGGGATGCCGGCGCTGACCTGGATGGTCCATTTTTCCTTGTGCACCAGGTGGTGGTGATGTGAACAGAGAAGGGTGCCATTTTCTGTGCCTGATGTCCCGCCCCGCGACCAATAGGTAATGTGGTGGGCTTCGCACCATGACGCCGGAATGGTGCAACCCGGAAAGGCGCAGCCCAGGTCCCGTGCGGTGATGGCTTTGCGAACGTGGGGCGGAAAGACCCTCGAGGCCCTGCCGACGTCCAATATCCTGCTTTTTCCCCCCAGCACCACCGGGATGATGTCGGCGTCGCAGGCGATCTTCCGAACGGTCGATGCGGTGACCGGCCCGGTGAACAGGAAGCTTCCCCCGGTACTGGCAGTGCGGCCTTCCAGTTCGTCGAGCAGGTCCCGGTAGGCGATGGTGACCATCACCTGCGGCCGGAGCCCACCTGCGGAAGGCAGAGTTCCGGACGCCAGGGCCACTGAACAGGCGCCCACGAGGCCGTCGAGATGCTTTTGCGGCCGGGATCGGCGGTCCAGGCCGTACTCTGCCGCTTCCTGGCCGGTTCCGCCGAGCGGGCCGGACTGGGTGCGCGGATTCGTGGCGGTGTTCATGACCGTCAGCAACTGCTCGAACTGCTCTGCGGTGGCGAAGATTTCGACATGCTGCAGCCCAAAACGCGGCCGGCGCACGAAGGCTCCCTGAACCTGCCGCAACACTTCCTCGGCAGGCTCCGCGCCGTCCTGATCCAGGGCGTCAGCCCACCGACGGGCTACCCGAATGAGAAAGTCGGAGTCATGCTCGATCGCCGTCCGGGTCAGGGCGTGTTCCATGCGCTGGACGGCTTCAGCGGTGCACCGGTGCCTGACCCGATCCAATGCGCTGGTGACGAGACTTGCCGAATGCGAGGCGATGGAGCCGGCCGCCACTGCCGCGCCCAGTTCCCCATGACGGGGCGGCACCGGCTGCCCGGTGATGCCGGCCTGCGGCAGGATGCTCGCGCCCAGGCACAATCGGCGTCGGACTTCCGCGGCGCTGACTCTCAAGCTGGCCCGCAGGAACTCGGTGGAATTGCGGTAGCCATCGTCCGCCGGTTGCGCCGCCGGGCCGCGGGCGGCTTCTTCTGCAGACCAGCCAGTGGCCCACGAGGTCACCGCCGAACCCCCCGCAGCTGTTTCCTTTCGGGCGCGGTCCACAGCGCCTGCCGCGATGACCTGAAAGTATTCCACCACCCGGGAGATGTCCTCAACGAGGCGTGCCAAGTCGGCAGCCCCGGCGAACCCCAGCAACGCGGCGTCTCCCGCCGCCGTCGAACTCATCGACTGAAGGAGCGTCAGAACATGGTCCAGGTCCAGCCCGGTCTGCTGGCCGGCGGTCTCGACAGTTTCCCGGAAGGGAAGGAAATCCTCGGTGGTCTCCATAAACTCAATGCTGCCACCGGGGTGTGACATAAAAGGCCGGCACCGAACGCCGATCACTCAGTCCAGATGGCTGACCCCTGTGTTGGAACGGTCGTGGGCCAAGGGATGGTTGCAATCTCCCACGGGTGGTGGCAGCGCCCACAGTCGGTGAGGGCTCTACATCCCTGTGCGCCGCGATACCTCGTCTGCGACGGTCAGGAGGGCCGCTTCGAACGCTGCCAGTTCCTTCTTGGAGAGGCCCGTGGTGGATAAAGCGATCATGGTATTGAACTGGGTGTGAATGTCCGCCACCACCGAGTGTCCGCTATCGGTCAGCTCCAGGCACAAGCTCCGGCGGTCGTTGGGATGAGCAAGCCGTTCAAGCCACCCCAGATTTACCAGCCGGGTTGAGATCGCCGTAATGGCGCCGGTCGTCAGTTCCATGTGTTCCGCAAGTTGCTTCGGTGTCACGCTGGCCTGCTCGGCAATCCAGAACAGAGCCCGCAGTTCACTGGGCGACAGGCCGTAGTCGGTGGCGATTTTCTCGCGGTTGCGTTCCAGTGCTCGGACGAATCTGACGGCTGCATAGGGAAAGCCCGCGAGGGCGTGCGTCGTGCGCGGTGTTTCCCGTCCCATCACCCCTCCTGATCGAGGCCTCTATGCCTCGGTTGTTCTGCCTGGTTTCTTGGTGGACAAAGTTAC is drawn from Micrococcaceae bacterium Sec5.8 and contains these coding sequences:
- a CDS encoding Nif3-like dinuclear metal center hexameric protein, coding for MVLLAVGELWPESLAEDWDEVGLVAGHPGAAVDKILLAVDPTLEVIEEAIEFGAGLLITHHPLLLKGVTSVAATSAKGRAVHRLIESGTALLTVHTNGDSAVGGVSDVLADALGLQNVAPLSPAANGLPEEGIGRVGDLGEAVTLGDFAARVFGILPAVAGGVRVSGDRNGLVRRVAVCGGAGDSLFGEVRSSHADVYLTADLRHHPASEAREAAVNDRPYLIDVSHFASEWLWLPAAATALANVLGDHGHSVQIRVSTTNSDPWDFILTPG
- the msrA gene encoding peptide-methionine (S)-S-oxide reductase MsrA — its product is MRTFVLGGGCFWCLDAVYQKTKGVSAVVSGYTGGHDRDPDYYAVCSGTTGHAEVVAVTFDEETVPAEVILDMFFALHDPTTLNRQGYDVGTQYRSSMFYETTEEKILFEEAIERNQDLWAHPIVTEVSRLPVFHRAEEIHQDYYGKFPEQGYCQVIINPKLAKARKYYSAWLNA
- a CDS encoding oxidoreductase — encoded protein: MTQPVALVTGASTGIGYEAAWKLAARGFIVYAGARRVEKMEPLKAHGVNIVALDVTDEDSMSAAVGQVIAAHGRVDVLVNNAGYGSYGSLEEVELAEGRRQFDVNVFGLARMTQLVLPGMRAAGRGRIINVSSIGGKMYEPLGGWYHATKFAVEGLSDSLRIELKPHGIGVSIIEPSGTESEWGTISGDSLLATSGRGPYMDQAKVVAAALASTVGSSMSTPPAVIADAIVHAATSPKPKTRYPVGKGARAILLLRRLLPDRAFDVVIWNIYKRFPA
- the epsC gene encoding serine O-acetyltransferase EpsC; the encoded protein is MSFFARLKEDLDAARSHDPAARGSFENFFAYSGLHAIWAHRLTHRLWQNPTLRFPARLISQLARFGTGIEIHPGATIGRRFFIDHGMGVVIGETAEIGEDVMIYHGVTLGGRSLAKIKRHPTLEDRVVIGAGAKILGPITIGRDSAVGANAVVVKDAPPESILTGVPATWRHRDAQRETKPAVDPAEYEIEYRI
- a CDS encoding MarR family transcriptional regulator — encoded protein: MGRETPRTTHALAGFPYAAVRFVRALERNREKIATDYGLSPSELRALFWIAEQASVTPKQLAEHMELTTGAITAISTRLVNLGWLERLAHPNDRRSLCLELTDSGHSVVADIHTQFNTMIALSTTGLSKKELAAFEAALLTVADEVSRRTGM
- a CDS encoding FCD domain-containing protein, producing MSTSLHHRAIEHLGTRIVGGELPAGHIMLAEHLEGELKVSRSVVREAVRVLQSLGLVETTKRVGIRVLPANRWNPFDPQVIRWRLAGEGRGAQLRSLAELRTAVEPVAAELAAANAPAELRRELVEVSHAMRDAGRAGDVPRFLELDIHFHSLLLTGSGNEMFANMVGQVAETLTGRTVHGLMPDHPRDTALQWHVDVAEAIAAGNPAAAREASDRIMRETISEMEPGWKNQPRMFVPLKRP
- a CDS encoding C4-type zinc ribbon domain-containing protein, encoding MAKAAPAEQMKLLELQGLDAKLKSLSNRRRSLESDSRITDLEAALSVANGELGAAKVAVHDAELELKRAEADVEQVASRIGRDEAKLNSGTGLSKDLMALQRDLVSLNKRRSDLEDIELEVLERLDSLRLRQASQQQIVDDIQGSFGSIRAELDEKLAEIAAEATVVRGKRAEFAGGVDPGLLAVYEKTLARRGVGAARLFYGTSEGSGMQLSPGDLAEIKAAAEDDVVFCPDSGCILVRSSEWA
- a CDS encoding D-2-hydroxyacid dehydrogenase produces the protein MTEVETVVAIAVPLEAEHVERIRAVDASVTVLYEPELLPPERYPADHLGDPAFRRTPEQEERYWQLLNRAQVLYGFPNDSPEGLARIAASNPHLQWIQAMAAGAGGAVKASGLDKESLRKLRITTSAGVHALPLAEFSALGILNGFKRTADLARDQADKFWPEVRTPTRLVSGSHLVITGLGEIGLETARIARALGMSVSGTKRTVEALDGIAEVTDNEGLAGLLPAADAVVNTLPGTASTGRLFDRKIFSAMKPGTVFINVGRGSVVDEDALLEALDSGQVSYACLDVFAVEPLPADSPLWSHPNVLVSPHSSALSAAENGLITDRFCTNLRIFLDGGDLPHLVDPVHFY
- the cysK gene encoding cysteine synthase A; its protein translation is MARIYDDVTQLVGGTPLVRLNRLTEGLDATVAVKLEFYNPANSVKDRIGVAIVDAAEKSGALKPGGTIVEGTSGNTGIALAMVGAARGYKVILTMPETMSTERRVMLRAYGAEIVLTPGSEGMRGAVEKAQEIVATTDNSIWAQQFANEANPEIHRQTTAEEVWSDTDGKVDIFVAGVGTGGTVTGVGQVLKERKPDVQIIAVEPKDSAILNGGAPGPHKIQGLGANFVPEILDTNVYDEVIDATLEDSVRVARELGAKEGILGGISSGAIVWAALELAKRPENAGKLIVAIVCDFGERYISTVLYDDIRG
- a CDS encoding DUF222 domain-containing protein; amino-acid sequence: METTEDFLPFRETVETAGQQTGLDLDHVLTLLQSMSSTAAGDAALLGFAGAADLARLVEDISRVVEYFQVIAAGAVDRARKETAAGGSAVTSWATGWSAEEAARGPAAQPADDGYRNSTEFLRASLRVSAAEVRRRLCLGASILPQAGITGQPVPPRHGELGAAVAAGSIASHSASLVTSALDRVRHRCTAEAVQRMEHALTRTAIEHDSDFLIRVARRWADALDQDGAEPAEEVLRQVQGAFVRRPRFGLQHVEIFATAEQFEQLLTVMNTATNPRTQSGPLGGTGQEAAEYGLDRRSRPQKHLDGLVGACSVALASGTLPSAGGLRPQVMVTIAYRDLLDELEGRTASTGGSFLFTGPVTASTVRKIACDADIIPVVLGGKSRILDVGRASRVFPPHVRKAITARDLGCAFPGCTIPASWCEAHHITYWSRGGTSGTENGTLLCSHHHHLVHKEKWTIQVSAGIPWFIPPPHVDPRREPRRNHYFRHSAYSVVG
- the gndA gene encoding NADP-dependent phosphogluconate dehydrogenase; this translates as MSAHIGVTGLAVMGANLARNLARNGFTVALHNRSVEKTDALLAKHGQDGDFIRTETLQELVDSLEKPRRVLIMVKAGKPVDSVIEQLEPLLEPGDIIIDAGNSHYEDTRRREAALAQKDLHFVGIGVSGGEEGALNGPSIMPGGSKESYTALGPLLEKISAHVDGKPCCAWIGTDGAGHFVKMVHNGIEYADMQVIGEAFDLLRSGAGLEPAEQSKIFAEWNKGELASFLIEISAEVLGHVDAKTGKPFVDVVVDAAGQKGTGRWTVISALELGSPTSGIAESVFARALSSQTEQRKLAQELLAGGEADVEVPDSFVEDVRQALYASKLVSYAQGLDMLTSAAKEYGWDLKLDEIASLWRGGCIIRAELLKEITKAYAAEEKPANLLFAPAFTQAIAEVLPAWRRVVSTAVQLGIPVPVFSSSLAYYDGLRRKRLPAAVIQGQRDLFGAHTYGRVDAEGTFHTLWGEDKTEIEAVDTH